The nucleotide sequence GCCCAGCGCGTCGCGCTGGGTGCGCGCCGACCACGACAGCTCGGCATAGGGAAAGGCGCGGCGGAAACAATAGCGGCAGTTGACCGCGCAGCCGCCGCGCAAGATCAGCAGCGCCCGCGAGCCATATTTGTGCAAAACCCCAGGCGCGGCGTTTTGCTGTTCGGCCAAGGGGTCGTCGCTGAACCCCGGCACCTGAAGCGTTTCATCGCCGATCGGCAAGACTTGACGCAGCAGCGGATCGTCCAGATCACCGGGCGTCATCAGCGCGGCAAAGTGGCGCGGCACCCGGGTTGCAAAGTCGGCCTGAGCGGCGGCACTCATGCCAGCCGCCGGCAGCTGCAGGAAGGCCAACAGTTCGGATGCGCTGCGAAACCCATCCGACAATTGCGACTGCCAGGTGCTCAACGCCGGATCGTGCCGGCAGTCAGAACGCGATAGTGCATGCCGGCAACAAAATCGACATCTAACGATTTCAGCGCACGCGACACGTCCAGCGACTCCGGATAGGCCTCGGCACCGGGCGTCAAATTAATCATCTTGCAGCGCGTACAGGGCTCGACCGGCTCCAGCGTGACGCCGTCAAATGACAGCGGACCCAGCTCGGATTCAGCAAAGGCCTGGCCGCCGGACAACAGAATATTCGGGCGCAGCTGTTCGGCGCCAAAAGGTCGACCCAGCGCCAATTGGATGGCATCCACGGTGGCTTGATAGAGCACCATGACCGGGTTGGAATCGCCAAAGTGGAGCCCCGCCTCCGCCGGCAAGCGCCACAGCAGCGCGGTGCGGCCCAAGGTCTGTGAGAACCACGCGTTGACCTCGTCCGCGGCGCACTGGCCGGGCTGCTGACGCGCCCAAATGCTGACGTCGCCCGCGCCCGGCGCCCATGCCAGTGGCGGCGATGGCTGCCCATGGCGGCTAAAATGCTGGCCATCAAAACTGATTTGGCTAATCCGCGGATCCGCACGCGCGCTCAAAAACCGGCCATCGGCATCGGTTAACACAAAGGCCCGATCACCGCTGACGCCAAGACGATCTAGCGTCGCCGATTGCAGCGCCCGTCCAGCGCCGGATTTCAGCGGGTACACCCACAGCCCGTCAATGCTCATGCCCGAGCCGCCATCACGCGCTCGACCGTGTCGACCACGGCCTGGGTTTGGCTGTCGACTTCTAGGTTAATGCGCGCGCCGACCGCGAGGTCACCGAAGGTGGTGATGCTGCGGGTTTCGGGGATCAAGAAGACCTGAAAATGATCGTCCACCACCGGGCCCAGGGTTAGGCTGCAGCCATTCAGGGCGGCATAGCCCTTGGGCAACAGGTAACGCTGCAAGTCCGCAGGGGTCGAAAAGGTCAGCGCC is from Litorivicinus lipolyticus and encodes:
- a CDS encoding MOSC domain-containing protein: MSIDGLWVYPLKSGAGRALQSATLDRLGVSGDRAFVLTDADGRFLSARADPRISQISFDGQHFSRHGQPSPPLAWAPGAGDVSIWARQQPGQCAADEVNAWFSQTLGRTALLWRLPAEAGLHFGDSNPVMVLYQATVDAIQLALGRPFGAEQLRPNILLSGGQAFAESELGPLSFDGVTLEPVEPCTRCKMINLTPGAEAYPESLDVSRALKSLDVDFVAGMHYRVLTAGTIRR